One genomic window of Desulfuromonas sp. includes the following:
- a CDS encoding PKD domain-containing protein, which translates to MKGKLYLLVSIFVFLVCLSPPAGANDAKSHSAGADHILIVLKSESPGQMAVARKALQKAGVRIRSTYPPSVLIGSTSSQIIPGLAELPFVEVVSIGPLEPGSFLHRDDSVRDAVRSWNQRKAQPGRKPWTGPFDELPPFRDTVHPPSREGLSKAQRKQLDHDYLENRRSKSQKPAGDAAEGSPTDAVIETLSPDSSLSMAPGDEPALDFGTALGAGYADTSLFMAGDVAVGFFFVPGDDGDWDKAAIDPAFDLNTAALEQFIEDQPNAGLSFTFVKEVSKSGKPNAAPADLNAYVNDLRNLYQTDWAYAVLVRNGPGRAYATLGGPSTTIFNADFRGGAALRHETMHIFNALDQYCPDACRSPIEREGYLNVINANAQTNDGNGYFWGAGEGLPDIMISTYETIGPYSGGQIGWRDSDGDGILDPLDTVPETAVLGYTGTETFTFTGVATDRALASRNLFISDVTLNTITAVEYRINGGPWIPAQPVDGIFDWGEEEFTFTTPPLPNGLYAIETRGTNSVGNREEALNPTDLVVTDSTVPDAPPLPGLTVSPTEGSSESLFTFDASSSLDIEDGASSLEARWDFEDDGTWDTPFAPSLETTRSGLAPGSYTVRVELRDRLGAIQSTARDYSVSASNLPPQARFTVTPENQHGPSETLVIQLDAGTVSDAEDLAGELQVRWDFDDDGTWDTPYAAEKALAHAYALPKGLALPDSIVDTPGEARKIEVVGSYAYVAGGSGGLQVLHIEDRANPSVVGSLALTGSAYDLQAVGNHLFVASSGGGFQIIDITFPATPTLVNVLSPPSSPLSLNVAGNYAYLAAGSSGLQVVDVSTPSSPVLIGAAATPGYASGVAVSGNFAYVADNFGGVQVFNVTNPAQPLLVASYATGGTALEVKVVNNLLYVSAYDAGLQILDITDPANPAPFGALDTTETIRSLAISGDYGYLAASDWGVLAVDLSDPAQPTTIGTYQNSGLAIHVAVDGSTLFLADYQDGVRLADLTLPLPLTSLDRTFSHTVRMEVRDSAGQTAQATRDIWAVSYNNPPQNDLLDVSEKEVMFTELAGTYNTPGTAYGVDLSGNLAYVADGTGGLQILDTSNPSQLALVGQIPTSTPAHDVQVSGSLAYLAADAGGLLVMDVSDPTQPAQVAFADTPGSAEGIHVVGNFAYVADAMEGLQIIDISDPFSPVLVGGVDTPAYTLSVFVSGTYAYVSDFGGGIQIVDVTDPAAPFIAANYATPSYADELVISDGLAYVAERYDGLEILDLSDPLQPVSLGSFDTLGAAIGVDVADGFAYVADYGQGLQIIDVTDPGNPVLKGSLFLPNYARNARANGQSVYVANDEVGLLSVISRPGIELTATAYVNDPDQFTTWDGTLEYRWDFDADGIWDTLFSGTAEALITLQGDEQAPISIVCEASDRFNAATTLAAEYQPPPPVNTPPVAMANGPYTGSIQAPVFLSGAGSYDVNGDPLTYLWDFGDGATATEQDPSHSYTAAGVYTVVLTVTDPTGASAADTTSVTIDEGSVNVPPVADAGSDRTVLVRQETTFDGSASYDPDGTLVSFQWDFGDGAADTGATVVHKYKKTGTYTLTLTVTDDANEQAQNSAVITVVK; encoded by the coding sequence CGACTCGGTCAGGGACGCGGTCCGCTCCTGGAATCAACGCAAGGCCCAACCGGGCCGCAAACCATGGACCGGCCCCTTTGATGAGCTTCCCCCCTTCCGTGACACCGTTCATCCCCCCTCTCGAGAGGGTCTTTCCAAGGCCCAAAGAAAGCAACTCGACCACGACTACCTGGAAAATCGCCGCAGTAAAAGTCAGAAACCTGCCGGGGATGCTGCGGAGGGCAGCCCAACAGACGCCGTAATCGAAACCCTATCTCCGGATTCGAGCCTCAGCATGGCGCCGGGCGATGAACCGGCCCTCGACTTCGGCACCGCCCTGGGGGCCGGTTACGCGGACACAAGCCTCTTCATGGCAGGGGACGTGGCCGTCGGCTTCTTCTTCGTTCCCGGCGACGACGGGGACTGGGACAAGGCCGCCATCGATCCCGCATTCGACCTGAACACCGCGGCCCTCGAGCAATTCATAGAAGACCAGCCGAACGCAGGCCTCTCCTTCACCTTCGTCAAAGAAGTCAGCAAATCCGGCAAGCCCAACGCCGCGCCTGCCGACCTCAATGCCTACGTCAACGACCTGCGCAACCTTTACCAAACCGACTGGGCCTATGCGGTCCTCGTCAGAAACGGTCCGGGGAGAGCGTATGCGACTCTGGGCGGCCCTTCGACCACGATCTTCAACGCGGATTTCAGGGGCGGCGCCGCCCTGCGCCATGAAACCATGCACATTTTCAACGCCCTCGACCAGTACTGCCCCGACGCATGCCGAAGCCCTATCGAACGCGAAGGGTACCTGAACGTGATCAATGCCAACGCCCAGACCAATGATGGCAACGGTTATTTCTGGGGAGCCGGCGAAGGGCTTCCGGACATCATGATCTCCACTTACGAAACGATCGGTCCCTACAGTGGCGGTCAGATCGGCTGGCGGGACAGCGACGGGGACGGGATTCTCGACCCCCTCGACACCGTTCCGGAGACGGCCGTTCTTGGGTACACCGGGACGGAGACCTTCACCTTTACCGGCGTGGCCACCGACCGGGCCCTGGCCAGCAGAAATCTCTTCATATCGGACGTCACCCTCAACACCATCACCGCAGTGGAATACCGCATCAACGGCGGCCCCTGGATCCCTGCCCAACCGGTCGACGGGATTTTCGACTGGGGGGAGGAAGAGTTCACCTTCACCACCCCTCCCCTGCCGAACGGCCTCTACGCCATCGAGACCCGGGGGACCAACTCGGTCGGCAACCGGGAAGAGGCGCTGAATCCCACCGATCTCGTCGTAACGGACAGCACGGTGCCCGACGCTCCGCCCTTGCCGGGACTGACCGTGTCCCCAACGGAAGGAAGTTCCGAAAGCCTTTTCACCTTCGACGCCTCCTCCAGCCTCGACATCGAGGACGGCGCCTCTTCACTCGAGGCCCGCTGGGATTTCGAAGACGACGGAACCTGGGACACCCCTTTCGCCCCCTCGCTGGAAACCACCCGCTCAGGTCTCGCCCCGGGCAGCTACACCGTCCGGGTCGAACTGCGCGACAGGCTGGGCGCCATTCAAAGCACTGCAAGAGACTATTCTGTTTCAGCATCGAATCTGCCGCCGCAGGCCCGTTTCACCGTCACCCCGGAAAACCAGCACGGCCCCTCGGAAACCCTCGTCATCCAACTCGACGCAGGCACCGTCTCCGATGCCGAAGACCTGGCGGGCGAGTTGCAGGTCCGCTGGGACTTCGACGACGACGGAACCTGGGACACCCCTTATGCCGCCGAAAAGGCCCTGGCCCATGCCTATGCCCTGCCCAAAGGGCTCGCCCTGCCGGACAGCATTGTCGACACCCCGGGGGAGGCGCGAAAGATCGAGGTGGTCGGCAGCTATGCCTACGTGGCCGGCGGTTCCGGAGGCCTTCAGGTCCTCCACATCGAAGATCGAGCCAACCCGTCCGTGGTGGGCAGCCTGGCCCTGACAGGATCCGCCTATGACCTCCAGGCAGTCGGCAATCATCTTTTCGTTGCCAGCTCCGGAGGAGGGTTTCAGATCATTGACATCACCTTCCCCGCGACGCCGACCCTGGTGAACGTCCTCTCCCCGCCAAGCTCGCCCCTCTCCCTTAACGTGGCTGGCAACTATGCCTACCTGGCAGCAGGCAGCTCCGGCCTCCAGGTGGTGGACGTCAGCACCCCCTCCAGCCCGGTTCTGATCGGCGCCGCCGCCACCCCCGGTTATGCCAGCGGGGTTGCCGTCTCCGGCAATTTCGCCTATGTCGCCGACAACTTCGGTGGAGTGCAGGTTTTCAATGTCACCAACCCTGCCCAACCCCTCCTCGTCGCCTCCTACGCCACCGGCGGGACCGCCCTAGAGGTAAAGGTCGTCAACAACCTTCTCTATGTGAGCGCCTACGATGCCGGCCTCCAGATTCTCGACATCACCGACCCGGCCAACCCGGCCCCCTTCGGAGCACTCGACACGACAGAAACGATTCGCAGTCTGGCAATTTCCGGGGATTACGGCTACCTCGCCGCGTCCGATTGGGGCGTCCTCGCGGTCGATCTGAGCGACCCCGCCCAGCCGACTACGATCGGCACCTACCAAAATTCGGGCCTGGCCATACATGTCGCCGTGGACGGCAGCACCCTTTTCTTAGCCGACTATCAGGACGGCGTCCGCCTCGCCGACCTGACACTTCCTCTCCCCCTGACATCCCTGGACCGGACCTTTTCCCACACGGTTCGCATGGAGGTGCGCGACAGCGCCGGGCAGACGGCCCAGGCGACCCGAGACATCTGGGCCGTTTCCTACAACAACCCGCCACAAAACGACCTGCTGGACGTCTCCGAGAAAGAGGTCATGTTCACCGAACTGGCGGGCACTTACAATACCCCCGGGACAGCCTACGGGGTCGACCTGTCGGGGAACCTCGCTTACGTGGCCGACGGCACCGGCGGTCTGCAGATTCTGGACACCTCCAATCCCTCCCAACTTGCCCTGGTGGGCCAGATTCCGACCTCGACCCCCGCCCACGACGTCCAGGTCTCCGGATCCCTGGCCTATCTCGCCGCCGATGCCGGCGGCCTCCTCGTCATGGACGTATCTGATCCGACCCAACCCGCCCAGGTCGCCTTCGCAGACACCCCCGGTTCCGCCGAAGGGATTCACGTTGTCGGCAACTTCGCCTACGTGGCAGATGCCATGGAGGGACTGCAGATCATCGACATCTCCGACCCCTTCTCCCCGGTTCTGGTCGGCGGCGTCGACACCCCGGCCTATACCCTGAGCGTCTTCGTCTCGGGCACTTATGCCTATGTCTCCGATTTCGGCGGCGGCATTCAGATCGTCGACGTGACGGATCCGGCAGCCCCGTTCATAGCCGCCAACTACGCCACCCCAAGCTACGCCGACGAACTGGTTATTTCCGATGGGCTCGCCTACGTGGCCGAGCGTTACGACGGTCTTGAAATTCTGGACCTCTCCGACCCCCTTCAACCTGTTTCGCTCGGCAGCTTCGACACCCTCGGTGCGGCCATAGGGGTCGATGTCGCTGATGGCTTCGCTTATGTGGCGGACTACGGTCAGGGCCTGCAGATCATCGATGTAACCGATCCGGGCAACCCGGTCCTTAAAGGCAGTCTTTTCTTGCCCAATTACGCCAGGAATGCCCGGGCCAATGGCCAGAGCGTCTATGTCGCCAATGACGAAGTCGGCCTTTTGTCGGTTATTTCCCGCCCCGGAATCGAGTTGACCGCAACAGCCTACGTAAACGACCCGGACCAGTTCACCACCTGGGATGGAACTCTTGAATACCGCTGGGACTTCGACGCGGACGGAATTTGGGATACCCTGTTCAGCGGCACCGCCGAGGCGCTCATCACCCTTCAGGGAGATGAGCAAGCCCCGATATCGATCGTGTGCGAAGCAAGTGACCGGTTCAACGCCGCAACGACCCTGGCCGCCGAGTACCAACCCCCGCCCCCGGTCAACACGCCGCCGGTTGCCATGGCCAACGGTCCCTACACGGGGTCCATCCAGGCCCCGGTGTTTCTTTCCGGTGCGGGCAGCTACGATGTGAACGGGGACCCACTGACCTACCTTTGGGACTTCGGCGACGGCGCCACGGCGACGGAACAGGACCCCAGTCACAGCTACACGGCGGCAGGAGTCTACACCGTGGTTCTGACCGTCACCGACCCGACTGGGGCATCGGCCGCTGACACCACCTCTGTCACCATCGATGAGGGCAGCGTCAACGTCCCGCCGGTCGCCGATGCAGGATCGGACCGGACCGTGCTGGTTAGACAGGAGACAACCTTTGACGGATCCGCATCGTACGACCCCGACGGCACCCTGGTCAGCTTTCAGTGGGATTTCGGTGACGGCGCCGCCGATACGGGCGCGACGGTCGTTCACAAGTACAAAAAAACCGGCACGTACACCCTCACCTTGACGGTGACCGACGATGCCAATGAACAGGCACAGAACAGCGCGGTCATCACAGTCGTAAAGTAA